One Nitrospina watsonii DNA segment encodes these proteins:
- the fliQ gene encoding flagellar biosynthesis protein FliQ, translating to MTEQFIIDFGMTSIKTTLLLSAPMLGFGLLTGLVVSIFQAVTSIQELTLTFIPKILAVFLAMFLFFPWLLQIIIGFTENILSNFPALIG from the coding sequence ATGACCGAACAGTTCATCATTGATTTCGGAATGACCTCCATCAAGACGACCCTGCTCTTGTCCGCGCCCATGCTGGGTTTTGGCCTGCTCACCGGTCTGGTGGTTTCCATCTTCCAGGCGGTGACCTCCATCCAGGAACTGACCCTGACCTTCATCCCGAAAATTCTGGCTGTGTTCCTCGCCATGTTCCTGTTTTTCCCGTGGCTGTTGCAGATCATCATAGGCTTCACCGAAAATATTCTGTCTAACTTTCCCGCCTTGATCGGCTGA
- a CDS encoding MinD/ParA family protein, with protein sequence MQNDSNKLPPKVLAISSGKGGVGKTNVVANVACALSRKGKKVLIFDADMGLNNIDILLGLASPYHIGHVFSGEKTIEDVLVDGPRGIKVLPASNGWQDLTRLDSDKKLLLMEEMDRISGDFDFLLFDTGAGISSNVTYFCSAAHDIVLIATTEPTSHTDVYALMKVLFQNHQQKRFRLIVNAVKNEREALEVYKRLSAVLDRFLGGVVLEYMGFIVHDPNVSKAVRQQKPFVELYPHSKVSQCIEMLTQRILKERNKIPTDSDQPFVWRSVLQI encoded by the coding sequence ATGCAAAACGATTCCAACAAACTTCCCCCCAAAGTTCTCGCCATCAGCAGCGGCAAAGGTGGCGTCGGTAAAACCAATGTGGTCGCCAATGTCGCGTGCGCGTTGTCGCGCAAGGGCAAAAAAGTTTTGATTTTCGACGCCGACATGGGATTGAACAATATCGATATTTTGCTCGGGCTGGCGTCTCCCTATCACATCGGCCACGTGTTTTCCGGTGAGAAAACCATCGAGGATGTGCTGGTGGATGGACCGCGCGGGATCAAGGTGCTCCCGGCCAGCAATGGATGGCAGGATCTGACCCGTTTGGATTCGGACAAAAAACTGTTGTTGATGGAGGAAATGGATCGCATCAGCGGCGATTTCGATTTTCTGCTGTTCGACACCGGAGCGGGCATTTCTTCCAACGTGACGTATTTCTGCAGCGCCGCGCACGACATTGTTTTGATCGCCACCACGGAACCCACGTCGCACACCGATGTGTATGCGCTGATGAAGGTGCTGTTTCAAAATCATCAGCAGAAACGATTCCGCCTGATCGTCAATGCAGTGAAAAATGAACGGGAAGCGCTCGAAGTGTACAAGCGTCTGTCAGCGGTACTGGATCGGTTTCTGGGGGGCGTGGTGCTGGAATACATGGGATTCATCGTCCACGATCCCAACGTTTCGAAAGCCGTGCGTCAGCAGAAGCCTTTTGTGGAGCTCTACCCGCATTCGAAAGTGAGTCAGTGCATCGAAATGTTGACGCAACGGATTCTCAAGGAACGGAATAAAATTCCCACCGATTCGGATCAACCTTTTGTCTGGAGGAGCGTGTTGCAGATATGA
- the flhA gene encoding flagellar biosynthesis protein FlhA, with protein MASRPREIGIALGMISILVVMVIPIPTFILDLLLSFSLTFSLVILLVAIFMISALDFSVFPSLLLLVTLVRLSLNVASTRIILLHGDEGPHAAGQVIESFGSFVVGGNYVVGAVIFIILVLINFIVITKGSVRTSEVAARFTLDAIPGKQMSIDADLNAGLITEEEARTRRRNLEREADFYGAMDGAIRFVRGDAVAGILITLINVIGGFAIGIFQQDMDVSEAARVYTLLTIGDGLVTQLPALVVSTAAGLVVTRATSERNLPAELVQQVVKNPAAFSISGAVLFFFGLIPGLPHFPFFFLAALVGYISYRLHQERAKQEALERQRVEEVQSAPVPEKVESILPLDVMELEVGYELIPLVDANRNGELLDRIKSIRRQFALEMGFIVPPLHIRDNLQLKSSDYAILIKGVEVVRGSVMMGRLLAMNPGNIEKEIEGVHTKEPTFGLPAVWIAARAKQEAQMAGYTVVDPATVITTHIKETIKRYASELLGRQETQALIDKFKETNPKVIEELIPNLMNLGKVQKVMQNLLKEQISIRDLRTILETLADYAPKVDDPDLLTEYVRQAMARPITKQYAGADGSLAVITLDRNIEEAIHQSIQRTELTSFLALDPTVAEQILRKLKEAAEAATPMVETAPILLTSPAIRMHVRRLTERFIPDLVVLSHNEVSSTAQIKTLRVVTLNAN; from the coding sequence ATGGCATCCCGCCCGCGGGAAATCGGCATCGCCTTAGGCATGATTTCCATCCTGGTGGTCATGGTGATCCCGATTCCCACGTTTATCCTGGACCTGTTGCTGTCGTTCAGCCTCACCTTTTCGCTGGTCATTCTGCTCGTCGCCATTTTCATGATCTCGGCGCTCGACTTTTCCGTGTTTCCGTCCCTGCTGCTGTTGGTCACGCTGGTGCGGCTGTCATTGAATGTGGCCTCGACGCGTATCATCCTGTTGCATGGAGACGAAGGTCCCCATGCGGCGGGGCAGGTGATCGAATCTTTCGGCTCATTCGTCGTCGGCGGCAACTATGTGGTCGGCGCGGTCATCTTCATCATCCTCGTGCTCATCAACTTCATCGTCATCACCAAAGGTTCGGTGCGCACGTCGGAAGTCGCCGCCCGGTTCACGTTGGACGCGATTCCCGGCAAGCAGATGAGCATCGATGCGGATCTCAATGCCGGACTCATCACCGAAGAAGAAGCGCGCACGCGCCGCCGTAATCTCGAACGCGAAGCGGATTTTTACGGAGCGATGGACGGTGCCATCCGTTTTGTGCGCGGTGACGCGGTCGCGGGCATCCTCATCACCCTCATCAATGTCATCGGTGGGTTCGCCATCGGAATTTTCCAGCAGGATATGGATGTGAGCGAAGCAGCGCGGGTTTATACGCTGCTGACCATCGGCGATGGACTGGTCACGCAGCTGCCGGCGCTGGTGGTCTCCACCGCGGCCGGTTTGGTGGTGACGCGGGCCACATCGGAACGCAACCTTCCCGCCGAACTGGTGCAGCAGGTCGTCAAGAATCCGGCGGCCTTCTCCATATCCGGCGCGGTGCTGTTTTTCTTCGGCCTGATTCCCGGCCTGCCGCATTTTCCCTTCTTCTTTCTTGCCGCCTTGGTGGGTTATATCAGTTACCGGCTGCATCAGGAGCGGGCGAAGCAGGAAGCGCTGGAGCGGCAACGGGTTGAAGAAGTACAAAGCGCGCCGGTTCCGGAAAAAGTGGAATCCATTCTGCCGCTGGATGTGATGGAGTTGGAGGTCGGCTATGAGTTGATTCCGCTGGTGGACGCCAACCGCAACGGCGAATTGCTCGACCGCATCAAATCCATTCGCCGTCAGTTTGCTTTGGAGATGGGATTCATCGTGCCGCCGTTGCATATTCGCGACAATCTGCAATTGAAGTCCAGCGATTACGCCATCCTCATCAAAGGCGTGGAAGTGGTGCGCGGGTCGGTGATGATGGGCCGGTTGCTGGCGATGAATCCCGGCAACATCGAAAAGGAAATCGAAGGCGTGCACACCAAGGAGCCGACGTTCGGTTTGCCCGCTGTATGGATTGCGGCGCGGGCCAAGCAGGAAGCGCAGATGGCGGGATACACCGTGGTGGACCCGGCGACGGTCATCACCACGCACATCAAGGAAACCATCAAACGCTATGCTTCGGAATTGCTCGGACGGCAGGAAACGCAGGCGCTCATCGACAAGTTCAAGGAAACCAACCCGAAGGTGATCGAGGAATTGATCCCCAACCTGATGAACCTGGGCAAGGTGCAGAAGGTCATGCAGAATTTGCTGAAAGAACAGATTTCGATCCGCGATCTCCGTACCATTCTGGAGACGCTCGCGGACTACGCGCCCAAGGTGGACGACCCGGACCTGTTGACCGAGTACGTGCGGCAGGCCATGGCACGTCCTATCACCAAACAATATGCGGGCGCCGACGGCAGCCTGGCGGTCATTACGCTGGACCGGAACATCGAGGAAGCCATCCATCAATCGATTCAAAGAACCGAATTGACCTCGTTCCTCGCCCTGGACCCGACGGTGGCTGAACAGATTTTGAGGAAGCTGAAGGAAGCCGCGGAAGCGGCAACGCCGATGGTGGAGACGGCGCCGATTCTTTTGACCTCTCCGGCAATCCGCATGCATGTGCGCCGATTGACGGAGCGATTCATCCCGGATCTGGTGGTTCTGTCTCACAACGAAGTTTCATCGACGGCACAGATCAAAACCTTGAGAGTGGTGACGCTCAATGCGAATTAA
- the flhF gene encoding flagellar biosynthesis protein FlhF, producing MRIKKILANNYSEALTRVKEELGEEALVLKTRSIKFGQEGGGQSASMVEITAAMEDASHDAAVATVVEEVPGVSARHPGGRQRFLEEAGNDRELRSLIYTLLSQTDRARSMGLQGDQLDAYQDLVERGIDEHLAARIFESLNMGSDEPTSNVKPITAHVGDAFHFSGPIQLDAIGPKIVALLGPTGSGKTTTTAKLAARFALIEKKKVVLISLDTFRLGAMEQLQIYGDLMRVPVEMATDRNEFLQSLNRHRDADLILIDTMGRNPRDEQYAQELKAIFDAAPNLETHLVQSATAQESVFEQSLKQFRPLGVDCIVLTKTDEGLQFGHLYNIAARHHIPFSYCTNGQRVPEDIEVAGRDGVIRLIFG from the coding sequence ATGCGAATTAAAAAAATACTGGCAAACAATTACTCCGAAGCGCTGACTCGTGTGAAGGAAGAGTTGGGCGAGGAAGCTCTGGTGCTGAAGACCCGCTCGATCAAGTTCGGCCAGGAAGGAGGGGGCCAAAGCGCCTCCATGGTGGAGATCACAGCTGCCATGGAGGACGCTTCACACGATGCGGCCGTGGCTACGGTTGTGGAGGAAGTGCCCGGCGTGAGCGCCAGGCATCCCGGTGGCCGGCAACGGTTTTTGGAAGAAGCGGGAAATGATCGCGAACTGCGTTCTCTGATCTACACGCTGTTGTCGCAGACGGACCGGGCACGCTCCATGGGGTTGCAGGGCGATCAACTGGATGCGTACCAGGATCTGGTTGAGCGCGGCATCGATGAACACCTGGCCGCCAGAATTTTTGAATCGCTGAACATGGGTTCGGATGAGCCCACCTCAAATGTAAAACCGATAACTGCGCACGTTGGCGATGCGTTCCATTTTTCCGGACCGATCCAGTTGGACGCCATTGGCCCGAAGATTGTGGCGCTGCTGGGGCCGACCGGTTCCGGCAAAACCACGACGACGGCCAAACTGGCGGCGCGGTTTGCCTTGATTGAAAAAAAGAAAGTCGTTCTGATTTCTCTCGATACGTTCCGGCTGGGGGCGATGGAGCAGTTGCAGATTTATGGAGACCTCATGCGGGTGCCGGTCGAGATGGCCACGGACCGCAACGAGTTTTTGCAAAGTCTCAACCGCCACCGGGACGCGGACCTGATCCTCATTGATACGATGGGACGCAATCCGAGAGATGAACAGTATGCGCAAGAACTCAAAGCCATCTTCGATGCCGCGCCCAATCTGGAAACGCACCTGGTGCAAAGCGCGACGGCGCAGGAAAGCGTGTTCGAACAATCTCTGAAACAATTCAGGCCCCTGGGTGTGGATTGCATTGTTCTGACAAAAACCGACGAAGGCCTGCAATTCGGGCATTTGTACAACATCGCCGCCCGGCACCACATTCCGTTTTCGTATTGCACGAACGGCCAACGCGTGCCGGAGGACATTGAAGTGGCCGGTCGCGACGGGGTAATTCGTTTGATTTTTGGTTGA
- the fliO gene encoding flagellar biosynthetic protein FliO: protein MWALALNLLCAGIAGALPLTEYNKLRDVAVRHTQDGLHIQLQFRQPPTNYEAPVFFKNSVQIDLPFAYLAPAKQYFPIGDDEVRQVYASQFSKELLRIRLILADRNPGLAGRLEVKRDGNNLEVHVWKAGSVQEKSHLVPPPKNNEEDPLSEFLASAPSHSTQIKTPGQSSGVSKSNSNPENEDPFLDLLTEAKPEPQAVASESIPKKETLSDMVGTAFRKDGKVKNKQGAGPSTSKHQDNDSLASKETAEGPDILSAGVKMAYTLALVLGVMFLLFHLFKKFVWKNGVFGSENKPIKVLSTGFLGPKKSIALVDVAGEILVLGIANENISLLANVEDPDQIDLIRGKKSVKKTSSVSPSPENELDPISEEEAMVTPSVPKTMHETATATAEKPVVTVPPQKRVDSYESVVKKNKTTNPFPDFVKQFAETEDDAGRTDAGSVKDIEYRLKKTLRKNRGV, encoded by the coding sequence GTGTGGGCACTGGCATTGAACCTGCTTTGCGCGGGCATCGCCGGAGCCTTGCCGCTGACGGAATACAACAAGTTGCGTGACGTGGCGGTGCGTCACACGCAGGATGGCTTGCACATTCAATTGCAGTTCAGACAGCCGCCGACGAATTACGAAGCCCCTGTTTTTTTCAAGAACTCGGTGCAGATCGATCTGCCGTTTGCGTACCTGGCACCGGCCAAGCAGTATTTCCCGATCGGGGATGACGAGGTCCGGCAGGTTTACGCATCGCAGTTCAGCAAGGAATTGTTGCGTATCCGCTTGATCCTCGCCGACCGCAACCCCGGGTTGGCGGGACGGCTGGAGGTAAAGCGGGATGGCAATAACCTGGAAGTCCATGTGTGGAAAGCAGGATCGGTTCAGGAAAAAAGCCACCTGGTGCCGCCTCCCAAAAATAATGAAGAAGACCCGTTGAGCGAGTTTCTGGCCTCCGCTCCGTCGCATTCCACCCAAATCAAAACGCCGGGCCAATCCTCCGGTGTTTCCAAATCAAATTCCAATCCGGAAAATGAAGATCCTTTTCTGGACCTGCTGACTGAAGCGAAGCCGGAACCCCAGGCCGTTGCATCCGAATCCATTCCCAAAAAAGAAACGCTGTCGGACATGGTGGGCACGGCTTTTCGCAAGGACGGCAAGGTGAAAAACAAGCAGGGCGCTGGTCCATCTACTTCCAAACATCAAGACAACGACAGCCTGGCTTCAAAAGAAACGGCGGAGGGACCGGATATCCTGTCTGCCGGCGTCAAGATGGCCTACACGCTGGCTCTGGTGCTGGGCGTGATGTTCCTGCTGTTCCACCTGTTCAAAAAGTTTGTTTGGAAAAACGGCGTATTCGGATCGGAAAACAAACCCATCAAGGTATTGTCCACCGGGTTTCTCGGACCGAAGAAAAGCATCGCGCTGGTGGACGTGGCGGGCGAGATTCTGGTGCTTGGCATTGCCAACGAAAACATTTCCCTGCTGGCCAATGTCGAAGACCCTGATCAGATCGATCTGATCCGAGGCAAAAAATCGGTCAAAAAAACCAGCTCCGTTTCACCTTCACCTGAAAACGAATTGGATCCGATTTCGGAAGAAGAAGCGATGGTGACGCCGTCCGTACCGAAAACCATGCACGAAACCGCGACGGCGACGGCGGAGAAACCGGTCGTCACCGTTCCGCCGCAAAAACGCGTGGACAGTTACGAAAGCGTCGTCAAAAAAAATAAAACCACCAACCCGTTTCCCGATTTCGTGAAGCAGTTTGCGGAGACAGAAGACGATGCGGGTCGGACAGACGCCGGATCGGTGAAGGACATTGAATACCGGTTGAAGAAAACCCTGAGAAAGAACAGGGGTGTGTGA
- the fliR gene encoding flagellar biosynthetic protein FliR — MDLFTLSYADFERFLFVLFRVGAFIMFVPILGSAQFPARLKVGLIVLLSFSVFPLVPQEAIAQPKGLLGLSVMLFSEMLIGFSVAYIMRMIFTAVQVAGTMIDFQMGFGVVNVIDPQTQSQVSITAQFQNIFATFLFLALNGHHLTIHALIESFEMINPHQFAFSASTAEFLVQAFAAMFVVAIQIAAPVMVILFFISVGLGLVARTVPQMNVFIVAFPLQIGVGLLMVGVTFTFFAALFKKQLTEMPFWVLGLMQTF; from the coding sequence ATGGACCTGTTCACGCTATCCTACGCCGATTTCGAGCGGTTTTTATTTGTCCTGTTCCGGGTGGGTGCGTTCATCATGTTCGTGCCGATTCTCGGCAGCGCCCAGTTCCCTGCCCGCTTGAAAGTGGGGCTTATCGTGCTGTTGAGTTTCAGTGTTTTTCCCCTGGTCCCGCAAGAGGCCATCGCCCAGCCGAAGGGATTGCTGGGCCTGTCGGTGATGTTGTTCTCCGAAATGCTGATCGGCTTCTCCGTCGCTTACATCATGCGCATGATTTTCACGGCGGTGCAGGTCGCCGGAACCATGATCGATTTTCAGATGGGTTTCGGCGTGGTGAACGTCATCGATCCGCAAACGCAATCGCAGGTTTCGATCACCGCCCAGTTCCAGAATATTTTTGCCACGTTTCTGTTCCTCGCGCTCAATGGACATCATTTGACCATTCATGCGTTGATCGAAAGTTTCGAAATGATCAACCCGCACCAATTCGCATTTTCCGCGTCAACGGCAGAATTCTTGGTTCAAGCGTTTGCCGCCATGTTTGTGGTGGCCATCCAGATCGCGGCGCCGGTCATGGTGATTCTGTTTTTCATCAGCGTCGGCCTGGGCCTGGTGGCCCGTACCGTACCGCAGATGAATGTGTTCATCGTCGCGTTTCCCCTGCAGATTGGGGTGGGGCTGCTCATGGTCGGGGTCACATTTACTTTTTTCGCCGCGTTGTTCAAAAAGCAACTCACGGAAATGCCTTTTTGGGTATTGGGTTTGATGCAAACATTTTGA
- a CDS encoding DoxX family protein, whose protein sequence is MLVLRLSVGLIFTYHGSMKLFGAGGVEGFATVLVELGVKSPSINAWIVALTEFLGGLALMFGVYARWAALPLIFIMLVAILTVTGSNGFNIGNKGFEYNFILIAALSAIFLTRSEKWHIKQ, encoded by the coding sequence TTGTTGGTTCTTCGGCTCTCGGTGGGACTGATCTTCACCTACCACGGTTCGATGAAACTGTTCGGCGCGGGCGGGGTGGAAGGGTTTGCCACGGTTCTGGTCGAGCTGGGAGTTAAGTCGCCTTCCATCAACGCATGGATCGTGGCGCTCACGGAATTTCTGGGAGGATTGGCGTTGATGTTCGGCGTGTATGCCCGCTGGGCGGCGCTGCCATTGATTTTCATCATGCTGGTCGCCATCCTCACCGTCACCGGATCGAACGGTTTCAACATCGGCAACAAAGGGTTCGAATACAATTTCATCCTCATCGCGGCACTCAGCGCCATCTTCCTCACGCGCTCGGAAAAATGGCACATCAAGCAATGA
- a CDS encoding lysophospholipid acyltransferase family protein codes for MSSRNTLSRRIRYRIEYAAFRPVVGVIMSLSPKTLHRLSGMLAAAWFHLFPGRRRIARINLDIAYGDTKTPEEKNRITKASMRQMLLSALQCVWISRDTNHRVHQLIGMEVEGREYLDQCESGDIGFLVLMAHYGNWEILGLYHGFLNTTQHYAVARRLDNPYLEKFFMDMRTTSGNRILHKDTSLIRIVRALKERGSITVLMDQNGGDDALYVDFFGKKASTARSLAALSYSTGAPILPIFSEPIGKGRYKIIYKPPLKLEKTGDKEADIFRWTQECEKVLEDVIRNHPEAWMWFHRRWKSRPPEERHQPIY; via the coding sequence TTGAGCTCACGCAACACACTTTCCAGAAGAATCCGTTACCGCATCGAGTACGCCGCGTTCCGTCCGGTCGTCGGGGTCATCATGAGCCTGTCGCCGAAAACATTGCACCGTCTCTCCGGGATGCTGGCGGCGGCGTGGTTCCATCTGTTTCCCGGACGACGCCGCATTGCACGCATCAATCTCGACATCGCTTACGGCGACACCAAAACACCGGAAGAAAAAAATCGTATCACCAAAGCGTCGATGCGGCAGATGCTGTTGTCCGCCCTGCAATGCGTGTGGATCAGCCGCGACACCAACCACCGCGTGCACCAGTTGATCGGCATGGAGGTCGAAGGCAGGGAATACCTCGACCAATGCGAAAGCGGAGACATCGGTTTTCTGGTGTTGATGGCGCACTACGGCAACTGGGAAATTCTCGGCCTCTACCACGGTTTTCTGAACACCACCCAGCATTACGCCGTCGCCCGCCGCCTGGACAACCCGTACCTCGAAAAATTCTTCATGGACATGAGGACGACTTCGGGCAACCGCATCCTGCACAAGGACACGTCGCTCATCCGCATCGTGCGCGCCTTGAAGGAACGCGGCAGCATCACGGTGCTGATGGATCAGAACGGCGGTGACGACGCCCTGTATGTGGATTTTTTCGGCAAGAAAGCCTCGACCGCGCGTTCCCTCGCGGCCCTGAGCTACAGCACCGGCGCGCCCATCCTGCCCATCTTCAGCGAACCCATCGGCAAGGGACGGTACAAAATCATTTACAAACCGCCGTTGAAACTGGAAAAAACCGGAGACAAGGAAGCGGACATTTTCCGCTGGACACAGGAATGTGAAAAGGTGTTGGAAGACGTCATCCGTAACCATCCGGAGGCGTGGATGTGGTTCCACCGGCGCTGGAAATCACGCCCTCCCGAAGAGCGGCACCAGCCTATTTATTGA
- the flhB gene encoding flagellar biosynthesis protein FlhB, whose protein sequence is MDEENKDQKTEEPSAKRIQDAEDRGNFAHSRELTSAFILMTAILAFAVGGSFITKEMMTVWHNLISQSHAVEPTIPAMRELLTVVVRNVLTILSPILFSVMLGGIIINLMQTGGLKFSGHPLIPKFNKLNPISGTKRMFSMVALMELFKSLFKVTLISLIAYFTVKGHFSEIPAMTDFGVGQILTFMGRVGLEIMLKVLLALILLAFIDFMFQRFTYIKNLRMTKQEVKDERKDTEGNPQIKQRIRSVQIEMMRRRMMSAVPEADVVVTNPTHFSIAIKYDRDRHNAPVVVAKGMGPIALRIREIARESDVPLVEDKLLARLLYKTVEIGQYIPAELYRAVAEILAYVYRLKGTKLV, encoded by the coding sequence ATGGACGAAGAGAATAAAGATCAGAAAACAGAAGAGCCCTCAGCGAAACGAATCCAGGATGCGGAGGATAGAGGTAATTTCGCGCACAGTCGCGAGCTGACATCCGCCTTCATCCTGATGACGGCGATCCTGGCGTTTGCCGTTGGCGGTTCCTTCATCACGAAAGAAATGATGACCGTCTGGCACAATCTCATCAGCCAGTCGCATGCCGTCGAACCCACCATCCCGGCCATGCGCGAATTGCTGACGGTGGTGGTGCGAAACGTATTGACTATTTTAAGTCCCATTCTATTTTCCGTCATGCTGGGCGGCATCATCATCAACCTCATGCAGACCGGGGGGCTGAAGTTTTCAGGGCATCCGTTGATTCCCAAATTCAACAAACTCAACCCCATCAGCGGCACCAAACGTATGTTCTCGATGGTGGCGTTGATGGAGCTGTTCAAGTCGTTGTTCAAGGTCACGCTCATTTCCCTGATCGCCTATTTCACCGTCAAGGGGCATTTTTCGGAAATTCCGGCGATGACCGATTTCGGGGTGGGGCAGATCCTGACGTTCATGGGGCGCGTGGGCCTGGAAATCATGTTGAAGGTGTTGCTCGCGCTCATCCTGCTCGCGTTCATTGACTTCATGTTCCAGCGCTTTACCTACATCAAGAATCTGCGCATGACCAAGCAGGAGGTCAAAGACGAACGCAAGGATACGGAAGGCAATCCGCAGATCAAACAACGCATCCGCAGCGTACAAATCGAGATGATGCGGCGCCGCATGATGTCCGCCGTGCCGGAAGCGGATGTGGTCGTCACCAACCCGACGCACTTTTCGATTGCCATCAAATACGACCGCGACCGCCACAATGCTCCGGTGGTCGTTGCCAAGGGCATGGGGCCGATCGCGCTGCGTATCCGCGAGATCGCCCGCGAAAGCGATGTGCCGCTGGTGGAAGACAAACTGCTGGCGCGGCTGCTTTACAAAACCGTGGAGATCGGCCAGTACATTCCGGCGGAGCTGTACCGCGCGGTGGCGGAAATCCTGGCTTACGTGTATCGCTTGAAAGGAACCAAATTGGTATAA
- the fliP gene encoding flagellar type III secretion system pore protein FliP (The bacterial flagellar biogenesis protein FliP forms a type III secretion system (T3SS)-type pore required for flagellar assembly.): protein MRKWGFILIAMLTITTALAVGPVSEAGAIPMPNIQVGVEDTQEPEAMSTALQILALLTILTLAPSILILMTSFSRIVIVLSFLRQAMGTQQTPPTQVLVGLALFLTFFVMSPVLTQVNSEALQPYLNEEISQSEALQRAQAPIKGFMLRQTRNKDLDLFLNISQDERPETAEEVSMAVVVPAFVISELKTAFQIGFLIYIPFLILDMVVASILLSMGMMMLPPVLISLPFKLMLFVLVDGWHLTVGSLVKSFF, encoded by the coding sequence ATGCGTAAATGGGGATTCATCCTGATTGCGATGCTGACGATCACCACCGCTCTGGCGGTGGGACCGGTGAGCGAGGCCGGGGCCATCCCGATGCCCAATATCCAGGTCGGGGTGGAAGACACGCAGGAACCGGAGGCCATGTCCACGGCGTTGCAGATCCTGGCGCTGTTGACCATCCTCACTCTGGCGCCGTCGATCCTCATTCTCATGACCTCTTTTTCGCGCATTGTGATTGTGCTGTCGTTCCTGCGCCAGGCGATGGGTACGCAGCAGACACCGCCGACGCAGGTGCTGGTCGGGCTGGCGTTGTTCCTCACGTTTTTTGTGATGAGCCCTGTGCTGACGCAGGTCAACAGCGAAGCGTTGCAACCCTATCTCAATGAAGAGATATCGCAGAGCGAGGCGTTGCAGCGGGCACAGGCGCCGATCAAGGGGTTCATGCTGCGCCAGACCCGCAACAAAGACCTCGACTTGTTCCTCAATATTTCTCAGGACGAGCGTCCCGAAACGGCGGAGGAGGTGAGCATGGCGGTGGTGGTTCCGGCCTTCGTTATCAGCGAACTGAAAACCGCCTTCCAGATCGGTTTCCTCATTTACATCCCGTTTTTGATTCTGGACATGGTGGTTGCCAGCATCCTGTTGTCGATGGGCATGATGATGCTGCCGCCGGTTCTGATCTCCCTTCCGTTCAAATTGATGCTGTTCGTGCTGGTCGATGGCTGGCACCTGACGGTGGGTTCTCTGGTCAAAAGTTTTTTCTGA
- a CDS encoding FliA/WhiG family RNA polymerase sigma factor: MAGKTQSSEAIQISPENTEQIIMEYSPMIKYVANRIAMRLPSHIEVDDLISVGVLGLIDAIEKYDPNRGAKFKTYAEFRVRGSILDELRSLDWVPRSIRQKASEMDALTTRLQGEFGRPPEDEEIAAEMGVSIEDFFTAMNETRSVPILSLEDLGINKETGEQQNLLDCLMGDMEADPQTQIRLNELKKIIAEAIDALPEKERLMISLYYYEELTMKEIGEVLSITESRVSQIHSKAVFRLRTKLKSILADEV; the protein is encoded by the coding sequence ATGGCAGGTAAAACGCAATCTTCAGAAGCAATTCAAATCTCTCCGGAGAACACGGAACAGATCATCATGGAGTATTCACCGATGATCAAGTACGTGGCCAACCGGATTGCGATGCGGCTGCCTTCCCACATTGAAGTGGACGATTTGATCAGCGTCGGTGTGCTGGGTTTGATCGACGCGATCGAGAAATACGATCCCAACCGGGGAGCCAAGTTCAAAACGTACGCGGAATTCCGGGTGCGTGGTTCGATTCTGGATGAGTTGCGGAGCCTGGACTGGGTGCCGCGGTCTATCCGGCAAAAAGCTTCCGAGATGGATGCGCTCACCACGCGGCTGCAGGGCGAGTTCGGACGGCCGCCGGAGGATGAAGAAATTGCGGCGGAGATGGGCGTCAGCATCGAAGATTTTTTTACGGCCATGAACGAAACCCGCAGCGTTCCCATCTTGAGTCTCGAAGATCTGGGCATCAACAAGGAGACCGGGGAACAGCAGAATCTGCTCGATTGTCTCATGGGCGATATGGAAGCCGATCCTCAAACTCAGATCCGGCTCAACGAACTGAAGAAGATCATCGCCGAAGCCATCGATGCCTTGCCGGAAAAAGAACGCCTGATGATCTCGCTTTACTATTATGAAGAATTGACCATGAAGGAAATCGGCGAAGTGTTGAGCATCACCGAATCCCGCGTGTCCCAGATTCATTCCAAGGCGGTCTTTCGGTTACGGACCAAGTTGAAATCCATACTGGCAGACGAGGTGTGA